A window of the Streptomyces finlayi genome harbors these coding sequences:
- a CDS encoding DUF4396 domain-containing protein codes for MGHGGHAGHDAAGSAHGKASWGTAAQATLHCLTGCAIGEVLGMVIGTALGWGNVPTMVLAITLAFFFGYALTLRGVLKAGVDFRTAFRVALAADTLSIAVMELIDNGVLALWPGAMDAHLADAMFWIVLAIALACAFVITVPVNKWMIGRGKGHAVVHRYHH; via the coding sequence ATGGGCCATGGCGGACACGCGGGCCACGACGCAGCCGGGTCCGCCCACGGCAAGGCGAGCTGGGGCACGGCCGCGCAGGCCACGCTGCACTGCCTCACCGGCTGCGCCATCGGCGAGGTCCTCGGGATGGTGATCGGCACCGCGCTCGGCTGGGGCAACGTGCCGACGATGGTGCTGGCGATCACCCTGGCGTTCTTCTTCGGCTACGCACTCACCCTGCGCGGCGTCCTCAAGGCCGGCGTCGACTTCCGTACGGCCTTCCGGGTCGCGCTGGCGGCCGACACCCTGTCGATCGCGGTGATGGAGCTCATCGACAACGGGGTGCTCGCGCTGTGGCCCGGAGCCATGGACGCCCACCTGGCGGACGCGATGTTCTGGATCGTCCTGGCCATCGCACTGGCCTGCGCCTTCGTCATCACGGTGCCGGTCAACAAGTGGATGATCGGCCGCGGCAAGGGCCACGCCGTGGTGCACCGGTACCACCACTGA
- a CDS encoding sulfite oxidase-like oxidoreductase — protein MGQPESREYSESGQSELPPGQRLQRGWPVTHYGPVPKFKPDRWEFRVFGATADGEKRCWNHQEFTALPFSSVVADLHCVTKFSMVGAEWGGVLARTLVELAPPAPHVTHVMVWAEYGFSSNLRLADFVADGTVFATHKDGELLTAEHGFPVRLVVPHLYAWKGPKWVRGIEYMTADRRGFWEERGYHNIGDPWSEQRYSYQEEPGDGPEL, from the coding sequence ATGGGTCAGCCGGAAAGCCGGGAATACAGCGAATCAGGGCAGTCCGAGCTTCCGCCGGGGCAGCGCCTGCAGCGCGGCTGGCCGGTCACCCACTACGGGCCCGTGCCCAAGTTCAAGCCCGACCGCTGGGAGTTCCGGGTCTTCGGAGCCACGGCGGACGGCGAGAAGCGCTGCTGGAATCACCAGGAGTTCACTGCTCTGCCGTTCTCCTCGGTCGTGGCGGACCTGCACTGCGTGACGAAGTTCAGCATGGTCGGCGCCGAATGGGGCGGGGTCCTCGCCCGTACGCTCGTGGAACTCGCACCGCCCGCGCCCCATGTCACCCACGTGATGGTGTGGGCCGAGTACGGGTTCAGTTCGAATCTCCGGCTGGCCGACTTCGTCGCGGACGGGACCGTGTTCGCCACCCACAAGGACGGCGAACTGCTCACCGCCGAACACGGCTTTCCGGTGCGGCTGGTCGTGCCCCACCTCTATGCCTGGAAGGGCCCCAAGTGGGTCCGCGGTATCGAGTACATGACCGCCGACCGCCGCGGTTTCTGGGAAGAGCGCGGCTATCACAACATCGGCGACCCGTGGAGCGAGCAGCGCTACTCCTACCAGGAAGAGCCCGGGGACGGCCCCGAGCTCTGA
- a CDS encoding thiazole synthase, translating to MSDDLFTLGGTPFSSRLIMGTGGAPSLEVLERSLLASGTDLTTVAMRRLDPTVQGSVLSVLERLSIRVLPNTAGCFTAGEAVLTARLAREALGTDWVKLEVVADERTLLPDPIELLDAAEILVDDGFTVLPYTNDDPVLARKLEDVGCAAIMPLGSPIGSGLGIRNPHNFQLIVERAGVPVILDAGAGTASDAALAMELGCSAVMLASAVTRAQEPELMAGAMRHAVEGGRLAFRAGRIPRRHFAEASSPGEGRAVLDPERPAF from the coding sequence ATGTCCGACGATCTCTTCACCCTGGGCGGGACGCCCTTCTCCTCCCGGCTGATCATGGGAACGGGGGGCGCTCCGAGCCTGGAGGTCCTGGAGCGCTCGCTGCTCGCCTCCGGCACCGATCTGACTACCGTGGCGATGCGCCGGCTGGACCCGACCGTGCAGGGCTCGGTCCTCTCCGTCCTGGAACGGCTCTCCATCCGCGTCCTGCCGAACACGGCGGGCTGCTTCACCGCGGGCGAGGCCGTGCTGACCGCCCGGCTGGCGCGGGAGGCGCTGGGCACCGACTGGGTCAAGCTGGAGGTCGTGGCGGACGAGCGCACGCTGCTGCCCGACCCGATCGAGCTGCTGGACGCCGCCGAGATCCTCGTGGACGACGGGTTCACGGTCCTGCCGTACACCAACGACGATCCTGTGCTGGCCCGGAAGCTGGAGGACGTGGGCTGTGCGGCGATCATGCCGCTGGGCTCCCCCATCGGCTCCGGTCTCGGCATCCGCAACCCGCACAACTTCCAGCTGATCGTCGAGCGGGCCGGGGTGCCGGTGATCCTGGACGCCGGGGCGGGGACCGCTTCGGACGCCGCGCTCGCGATGGAGCTGGGCTGCTCGGCGGTGATGCTGGCGTCGGCGGTGACCCGGGCTCAGGAGCCGGAGCTGATGGCGGGCGCGATGAGGCATGCGGTGGAGGGCGGGCGTCTGGCGTTCCGGGCCGGCCGGATTCCGCGCCGTCACTTCGCCGAGGCTTCGTCCCCGGGCGAGGGCCGCGCGGTACTGGACCCGGAGCGTCCGGCGTTCTAG
- the pknB gene encoding Stk1 family PASTA domain-containing Ser/Thr kinase, with product MDTTLQDPMIGRLLDGRYRVDARIAVGGMATVYRATDTRLDRVLALKVMHPALATDASFVERFIREAKSVARLAHPNVVAVFDQGAQGAYVYLAMEYVAGCTLRDVLRERGALQPRAALDIMEPVLAALGAAHRAGFVHRDMKPENVLIGDDGRVKVADFGLVRAVGTVTETTGSLLGTVSYLAPEQIQYGTADTRADVYACGVVLFEMLTGSKPHTGDTAAQVIYQHLNADVPAPSAVVPGLPVELDVLVASATARNPEVRPQDAVVLLAGARECRAALTDAQLDAKPPQARGEEHDGADDRTSVIPRAIPPGQGTTHHTSRLEMPPSLPPRRTGPGRRGLFGGIPRRGMVAALAAVLLVLGVGTGVWYINSGQFTKVPSVLGQTQKTAEQRLRDAGLDVKRIDRAFSDTAARGTVTSSDPGSGERIRGNGSVRLVVSKGPEMVDVPDIAGVTLAEARDDLKEAGLTPGAVTREFSEDVARGDVVRTDPEAGTERRSGSAVGLVVSKGSPVDVPDVTGLSVEDATAALAEEGLEAEVRPGRVNSVEVAGDIAEQSPAEGAEAAEGDSVELTVSKGPRMLDVPDVTGMNVDEARSTLEEAGFDVEVERPFLSFSDTVEKQSVDGGEEAAEGSTITIRTRGL from the coding sequence GTGGATACGACCCTCCAGGACCCCATGATCGGGCGGCTGCTCGACGGCCGGTATCGCGTCGACGCGCGGATCGCCGTCGGTGGCATGGCCACGGTCTACCGGGCAACGGACACCCGGCTCGACCGGGTGCTCGCGCTCAAGGTGATGCACCCGGCCCTCGCGACCGACGCCTCGTTCGTCGAGCGCTTCATCCGCGAGGCCAAGTCCGTGGCCAGGCTCGCGCACCCCAATGTCGTCGCGGTGTTCGACCAGGGCGCACAGGGCGCGTACGTCTACCTCGCGATGGAGTACGTCGCGGGGTGCACCCTGCGGGACGTACTGCGCGAGCGCGGTGCCCTGCAGCCCCGGGCCGCCCTGGACATCATGGAACCGGTCCTGGCCGCTCTCGGCGCCGCACACCGCGCGGGCTTCGTGCACCGCGACATGAAGCCGGAGAACGTCCTGATAGGGGACGACGGCCGGGTGAAGGTCGCCGACTTCGGGCTCGTACGGGCGGTGGGCACCGTCACCGAGACCACCGGGTCCCTCCTGGGCACCGTGTCGTATCTCGCACCCGAGCAGATCCAGTACGGCACTGCCGACACCAGGGCCGATGTCTACGCGTGCGGGGTCGTCCTCTTCGAGATGCTGACCGGCAGCAAGCCGCACACCGGCGACACCGCAGCGCAGGTCATCTACCAGCACCTCAACGCTGACGTCCCGGCCCCGTCCGCCGTCGTCCCCGGTCTCCCGGTGGAACTGGACGTCCTGGTCGCGAGCGCCACCGCCCGCAACCCTGAGGTGCGCCCGCAGGACGCGGTGGTCCTGCTGGCCGGGGCCCGGGAGTGCCGGGCCGCCCTCACCGACGCGCAGCTCGACGCGAAGCCCCCGCAGGCCCGCGGCGAGGAGCACGACGGCGCAGATGACCGTACGAGCGTGATTCCTCGCGCGATCCCGCCCGGCCAGGGCACCACCCACCACACCAGCCGGCTGGAGATGCCGCCGTCCCTGCCGCCCCGCAGGACCGGGCCCGGCCGGCGGGGCCTCTTCGGCGGGATTCCCCGGCGCGGCATGGTCGCCGCGCTCGCCGCGGTCCTGCTGGTCCTCGGCGTCGGCACGGGTGTCTGGTACATCAACTCCGGACAGTTCACCAAGGTCCCGTCGGTGCTGGGCCAGACGCAGAAGACGGCCGAGCAGCGGCTGCGGGACGCCGGTCTCGACGTGAAGCGGATCGACCGCGCCTTCAGCGACACCGCCGCCCGGGGCACGGTGACGAGCAGCGATCCGGGTTCCGGGGAGCGCATCCGGGGCAACGGCTCCGTGCGGCTCGTGGTCTCCAAGGGCCCCGAGATGGTGGATGTCCCCGATATCGCCGGCGTCACTCTCGCCGAGGCGAGAGATGATCTGAAGGAAGCCGGTCTGACACCCGGGGCGGTGACCCGGGAGTTCAGCGAGGACGTGGCACGCGGCGACGTGGTCCGCACGGACCCCGAGGCGGGCACCGAGCGGCGCTCCGGGTCCGCTGTGGGCCTCGTGGTCAGCAAGGGCAGTCCGGTCGACGTCCCGGACGTCACCGGCCTCTCCGTCGAGGACGCCACCGCCGCGCTGGCCGAGGAAGGCCTGGAGGCCGAGGTCCGGCCCGGCCGGGTGAACTCCGTCGAGGTGGCGGGCGACATCGCCGAGCAGTCACCCGCCGAGGGCGCCGAGGCGGCCGAAGGCGATTCCGTGGAACTCACGGTCTCCAAGGGGCCGCGGATGCTCGACGTCCCGGACGTCACGGGCATGAACGTGGACGAGGCCAGGAGCACACTGGAAGAGGCGGGGTTCGATGTCGAGGTCGAACGGCCGTTCCTGTCGTTCAGTGACACCGTCGAGAAGCAGTCCGTCGACGGCGGCGAAGAGGCCGCCGAGGGCTCCACGATCACGATCAGGACCAGGGGACTGTAG
- a CDS encoding (2Fe-2S)-binding protein has translation MYVCSCFGVTEQQVKQHADAGACTPRQIASACKAGTDCGGCVRRIQALLGRGDYPRRELLGEKREPVAGSALAPTTVGAGTSQDIRLSGAA, from the coding sequence GTGTACGTCTGCTCGTGCTTCGGAGTCACGGAACAGCAGGTCAAGCAGCATGCGGACGCCGGTGCCTGCACGCCCCGCCAGATAGCCTCCGCCTGCAAGGCCGGTACGGACTGCGGCGGCTGCGTCCGCCGGATCCAGGCGCTGCTGGGCCGCGGTGACTACCCGCGCCGCGAGTTGCTCGGCGAGAAGCGGGAGCCGGTGGCCGGTTCCGCACTCGCCCCGACAACGGTCGGCGCCGGTACGTCGCAGGACATCCGCCTCTCCGGCGCGGCCTGA
- a CDS encoding trp operon leader peptide — protein MFAQTVQNWWWPAHPAAR, from the coding sequence ATGTTCGCGCAGACAGTTCAGAACTGGTGGTGGCCCGCTCATCCGGCGGCCCGCTGA
- the bfr gene encoding bacterioferritin: MQGDPEVLEFLNEQLTAELTAINQYFLHAKMQENFGWTKLAKYTRAESFDEMKHAEILTDRILFLDGLPNYQRLFHVRVGQTVTEMFEADRQVEVEAIDRLKRGIELMRTKGDITSANIFESILADEEHHIDYLDTQLDLVKKLGEALYIAQLIEQPES, from the coding sequence ATGCAGGGCGACCCCGAGGTCCTCGAGTTCCTGAACGAACAGCTGACCGCCGAACTCACTGCCATCAACCAGTATTTCCTGCATGCGAAGATGCAGGAAAACTTCGGCTGGACGAAGCTCGCCAAGTACACCCGGGCAGAGTCGTTCGACGAGATGAAGCATGCCGAGATCCTGACCGACCGCATTCTGTTTCTCGACGGCCTGCCCAATTACCAGCGACTGTTCCACGTACGGGTCGGCCAGACGGTCACCGAGATGTTCGAGGCGGACCGCCAGGTCGAGGTCGAGGCGATCGACCGGCTGAAGCGGGGCATCGAGCTGATGCGCACCAAGGGCGACATCACGTCCGCGAACATCTTTGAGTCGATCCTCGCGGACGAGGAGCACCACATCGACTACCTCGACACCCAGCTGGACCTGGTCAAGAAGCTCGGTGAGGCGCTCTACATCGCCCAGCTGATCGAGCAGCCGGAGAGCTGA
- a CDS encoding deoxyribonuclease IV: protein MRNPVGAHVPVAGGLAKVGLDYARELGAEAVQVFAANPRGWATPPGNPAQDELFRTECAARSVLAYVHAPYLINFGSHTQATVERSADSLRHSLRRAREIGALGVVVHTGSATDGRPPSEALAQVREHMRPLLDELTHDDDPYLLLESTAGQGSSLCSRTWDFGPYFEALDSHPRLGICLDTCHIYAAGHDLTGPAGMRQTLDLLVDTVGEGRLKLIHANDSKDVVGAHKDRHENIGAGHIGAEPFRELFSHPATDGVPLIIETPGGKAGHAADVARLKELRDPEES, encoded by the coding sequence ATGCGAAACCCGGTAGGCGCCCACGTCCCGGTGGCGGGCGGGCTCGCCAAGGTCGGCCTCGACTACGCGCGCGAGCTGGGCGCGGAGGCCGTACAGGTCTTCGCCGCCAATCCGCGCGGCTGGGCGACGCCGCCCGGGAATCCTGCGCAGGACGAGCTGTTCCGCACGGAGTGCGCGGCCAGGTCGGTCCTGGCGTACGTCCACGCCCCGTATCTGATCAATTTCGGCTCGCACACCCAGGCCACTGTCGAGCGGTCCGCGGACTCCCTGCGCCACTCCTTGCGCAGGGCCAGGGAGATCGGCGCGCTGGGCGTCGTGGTGCACACGGGTTCGGCGACCGACGGGCGTCCGCCTTCGGAAGCCCTCGCGCAGGTGCGCGAGCACATGAGGCCGCTACTCGACGAGCTGACGCATGACGACGACCCGTATCTGCTGCTGGAGTCGACGGCCGGGCAGGGCTCCTCGCTCTGCTCGCGCACCTGGGACTTCGGCCCGTACTTCGAGGCGCTCGACTCCCATCCCCGACTGGGCATCTGCCTGGACACCTGCCATATCTACGCGGCGGGACACGATCTGACCGGCCCGGCGGGTATGCGTCAGACCCTCGATCTGCTGGTGGACACCGTCGGCGAGGGCCGGCTGAAGCTGATCCACGCGAACGACTCCAAGGACGTGGTGGGAGCTCACAAGGACCGGCACGAGAACATCGGCGCCGGTCACATCGGTGCGGAGCCGTTCCGCGAGCTGTTCTCCCACCCGGCGACGGACGGGGTTCCCCTGATCATCGAGACCCCCGGCGGCAAGGCGGGGCATGCGGCGGACGTGGCTCGGCTGAAGGAGCTACGTGATCCCGAAGAATCTTGA
- the thiS gene encoding sulfur carrier protein ThiS: MTESLSGPVLISVNGERRSVPLDTPLDTLVATLTASHSGVAAAVNETVVPRGQWSATALSDGDRVEVLTAVQGG; encoded by the coding sequence GTCCGGCCCCGTTCTGATCTCCGTGAACGGGGAACGCCGAAGCGTTCCCCTCGACACCCCGCTCGACACCCTCGTGGCAACGCTCACCGCCTCGCACTCCGGAGTGGCGGCGGCCGTCAACGAGACCGTCGTCCCGCGCGGCCAGTGGTCCGCCACGGCGCTCTCCGACGGAGACCGTGTCGAGGTCCTCACCGCGGTGCAGGGAGGCTGA
- a CDS encoding class II 3-deoxy-7-phosphoheptulonate synthase: protein MIVKAESLSVADKATWRDLPAAQQPEYPDSEALRDVLADLASYPPLVFAGECDQLRARLGAVAKGEAFLLQGGDCAEAFDAVSAEHIRAKLKTLLQMSAVLTYAASVPVVKIGRIAGQYSKPRSKSTETRDGVTLPTYRGDSVNGFDFTEAARIPDPQRLKQMYHASASTLNLVRAFTTGGYADLRQVHAWNQDFVRSSPSGQRYEALAREIDNALNFMKACGTDPAEFKAVEFYASHEGLLLDYETALTRVDSRTGKLYDTSGHMVWVGERTRQMDGAHIEFASKISNPIGIKLGPTTTVDEALGYIDRLDPDREPGRLTFIVRMGADKVRDKLPELVEKVTASGATVVWVTDPMHGNTFEAASGHKTRRFDDVLDEVKGFFEVHKGLGTHPGGIHVELTGDDVTECVGGGHEIFVDDLHQRYETACDPRLNRSQSLDLAFLVAEMYRDQ from the coding sequence GTGATCGTGAAAGCTGAATCCCTGAGCGTCGCCGACAAGGCGACCTGGCGAGACCTTCCCGCGGCGCAGCAGCCCGAGTACCCCGACTCCGAGGCCCTGCGCGATGTGCTCGCGGACCTCGCGTCGTATCCGCCTCTCGTCTTCGCCGGCGAGTGCGACCAGCTGCGTGCCCGCCTGGGAGCCGTCGCCAAGGGCGAGGCATTCCTGCTGCAGGGTGGCGACTGCGCCGAGGCGTTCGACGCCGTGTCGGCTGAGCACATCCGAGCCAAGCTCAAGACGCTGCTCCAGATGAGCGCCGTCCTCACCTACGCGGCCTCCGTACCGGTCGTGAAGATCGGCCGGATCGCCGGCCAGTACTCCAAGCCGCGCTCGAAGTCGACCGAGACCCGCGACGGCGTGACGCTGCCGACCTACCGCGGCGACTCCGTCAACGGCTTCGACTTCACCGAGGCCGCCCGCATCCCGGACCCCCAGCGGCTGAAGCAGATGTACCACGCATCCGCTTCCACGCTGAACCTGGTCCGCGCCTTCACCACCGGCGGTTACGCCGACCTGCGCCAGGTGCACGCCTGGAACCAGGACTTCGTGAGGTCGTCGCCCTCCGGTCAGCGCTACGAGGCACTGGCCCGCGAGATCGACAACGCCCTGAACTTCATGAAGGCGTGCGGCACGGACCCGGCCGAGTTCAAGGCGGTCGAGTTCTACGCCTCGCACGAGGGTCTGCTGCTGGACTACGAGACGGCGCTGACGCGCGTCGACTCGCGCACCGGCAAGCTCTACGACACCTCGGGCCACATGGTGTGGGTCGGTGAGCGCACCCGTCAGATGGACGGCGCGCACATCGAGTTCGCCTCGAAGATCAGCAACCCGATCGGCATCAAGCTCGGCCCGACGACCACCGTCGACGAGGCGCTCGGCTACATCGACCGCCTCGACCCCGACCGCGAGCCGGGCAGGCTGACCTTCATCGTCCGCATGGGTGCCGACAAGGTCCGCGACAAGCTCCCCGAGCTTGTCGAGAAGGTCACCGCGTCCGGCGCCACCGTGGTGTGGGTGACGGACCCGATGCACGGCAACACCTTCGAGGCCGCGTCCGGCCACAAGACCCGCCGCTTCGACGACGTCCTCGACGAGGTCAAGGGCTTCTTCGAGGTGCACAAGGGTCTCGGGACGCACCCGGGCGGTATCCACGTCGAGCTCACCGGTGACGATGTCACCGAGTGCGTCGGCGGCGGCCACGAGATCTTCGTGGACGATCTGCATCAGCGGTACGAGACGGCCTGCGACCCCCGGCTCAACCGCAGCCAGTCCCTCGACCTGGCATTCCTCGTCGCCGAGATGTACCGCGACCAGTAG